From the Candidatus Thorarchaeota archaeon genome, the window CATCATCCGCAGCAAAGCACACCGACCCCCGAGTGTGTCCCGGTGTCCAGATCACTACCAGCATTCCGATTCCGGACTCAAGAATCTCCCCCTCACTGAGCGTCTGAATAGATGGGACTGCCTGTGCAAGTGAGAGAAAGTATTTTGCCAATTGTTCTGTATTGATTGCCGCGATCGCCTCTTCGGGTGCGCCTCCCTCTTTGGCGATCTTCATGTATGCCTTCATTCTCTCTGGCATGTACTCATTATGATATGCGAGACGATAGACATCCTCGCTATGAATTGCAATCAGTGGCTCTTTTAGACCGTGTGATCTTCTTGCGTCTAGAAACATTCCAGCCATGCCTGTGTGATCGATGTGCCCGTGAGTGAGGAGTATCTGTTCTATGTCTTCAAAATGGTAGCCTAGATTCGACAAGATTTCTTGCATCTTTTCTATGGCTGGTGGATATTGTGGTCCCACATCAATGAGTGTGAGTGGTTCTCCTTCGATGAGATAGCTGTTGACGGTGCCCACAGGAAATGGTGTGGGGATCTCAAATAGATGCACTCCGTGAATTATCTCAGGCACAATTCGGTACTCCTTTACTTGCTCCTGCAGCACTAGTGCAGAGTTGTCCGTATCTCAATATATGTTACTGATATTTTACAGTTTTTTGTAGTCTTATTTTCAGAAAGAGTTTCCATTTATTATAATACTTTTTTCTGGCGACCACGCTATTTTCGATAGAGCTTGAATTGGCAGCTCTCATCGCCCATTGCTCGACAAGCCACCTCTTTGACGGTGATCGCCGGATTGTTGAGTGCTCCTTCTATGAATCCGCTAAAGAACCCACAGATCGGCCTATCTGCGGTCTTGCCCCGACAGATTGGGCAGAGCTTGATGTCGAAGAGTTCGTGTTTCGTGTCAAGATTTACAACGGAGATCTCATCAAGTAATTTGAGTACGTGTTGAAGATTGACAACATACTCTCCACTCAGCCGCTCTTTAGCAATCATATGACCCGAGTAGAGACCTATCGCGTAGGATAACTTGTCAACGGTTTCTTCATCTTCTGTGAAATATTGATCAAGTCTGCGTACGATCTTAATAGTATCTTCAGGATATCCCTCGATGATATCTAGTCCCACATGCAGTAGTTCATACAAGCTCTGTAGAGGAATGTCCACTGGAAGATACTGTTGTAATGCGGGATACTTCTCAATGATATTTCTCAGGCTCTGGTAGATTTCTTCAATACGTGACTTGAATGCCTCAAATGTGTCCGCTATTGCGATAGCTCCGTCATCATGAAGAATGTCCCCGTACGTGGAGAAGAACTCCCGTCTGATCTGGTTGATGAAGATCTCCGCGAACTTCTCATGTTTCTCGTCCGAGGCGTGGACTACGAATAACAGCGGACTATGTGAGCTGTATACAAGAACCCCGTCAGATACGGTTATTGACTTGATCTCCTTGTGGCCGAGTTCCTTCATCAGTGCGTTGATGGCGCTGGAGAACCCTCCAAAGAGATTGACAAAGCCCTCTATTCCCTCCGTGGTCGAGGGGTCAAGGTCTATGCTCAACAGTGGAAGACCATCCATATGGATGATCATGACTGTTTGAATGATGCTATTCATTCGTGTCTTCTCCGAATAGACGATGGCTGAAATCATAGAACTGACGGAATGCGAAGATGAGAATGAAAATCCCACCTAAGAGTAGAAACAATCTCGTTGGTTTCCAGATGAGATCGTAGAACTCCTTTGGGGTGAACCATATCCATTCATCAATCGCATCCATAATGGTGCTAACGAGGCCGAGGATCGCAAACAGCATGAGGGAGTAGAACGTCCGTTTTCGTTCGATGACCGGGTATCGATTCTTTGCATAATAGATACTCACCAGTACGATGACAAATGCGATCGCTGCTCCTGCATCCAAGAACGCCTTGAACAATTCAAGTGGTGTGTCTGGTGGATGAAATATCGTGCCAACCTGCATCATTGCACCTCCCATAGGCTCGCCCCATAAACAGCGATGCCATAGATTCCCAACGCGAATAATAGTAGGCCAATTACAAAACATGACCCATCAAGGACATTTAACAGATCCACAGTGAAATCATCGAACTGTAGGGTGTCGAGAGCGTCGAAGATTCCATGGAGCATTAAAAAGAACAAGCCTGCAAGGATTTTATTCCATCCTTTTGATGTAAGCTTGGGATGTTTTGATTGAACCATGAATGCAAAGATAAATGCCATGAGAAAGCCAATTGCAATTAATAATTCTATACTGATTAATGGAAGATCCTGTGGATCCAGCAGGCCATCTTGCATGATATCACCACCTATTCTACCTGACTCTCCTTCTGTTAAATCTTCTCAGTCTTGCTTTGCACTCCTCTTTCTCGTCGCTACGGGCTACTGACGGTGTATTGTATGTCCTTTCAAAGTTCTTCGAAATAGATCCGTAACAGTTCAGCGACCGATCTGGCCCGCGATACGCAGCCTCGATCCCGGTATGGCTTTGATCCGTCAAACATGTCGGATATGGTACCAAGGCAACCTGTGCGAATGGTGTCCAGCACTGGCCGGAAAAAGTGTTTGTCCGCATATTTTATATTTTCTTTTGTCTTGCCTTTGACCTTCAAGTATGCAGAGATATATGGGCCGATGAGCCACGGATGGACGGCACCCTGATGGACTGCTCCAGCTCTGCTCTTTGGTCCGCCGGTCACTGCTCGTGCAAAACGCGGATCTCGTGGGGATAGTGTTCGAAGTCCATATGGTGTCAGTAACTCATCAGTGACGACCTTGAGAACTGCCTCAGCCCTCTCTTTGTCTAAGAGATTGAAGGGTAGAGCAATAGAGAAGATCTGATTTGGTCTGATGGACTTGTCCACCTTCTCATCACTGACCACATCGTATAGATATTTTAATTCGTCATCCCAGAAGGTCTGGATGAATGCCTCTCGCACCCACTGCGCGACTGCAAGGTACTCGTAAGGATCATACCCCCGCATCTCATTCATCTCGCCCATGGCCATGAGGGCATTGAACCAGAGCGCGTTGACCTCCACGCACTTTCCTATCCGCGGAGTCGCAACCCAGTTTCCAATACGTTCATTCATCCACGAGACCTCGACTCCCTCAATTCCTGAACAGATGAGTCCGTCAACATCCTCGTGGATATTGTACTTGGTGCCCATTCGATATGCGCTGATTATTGATTCAAGAGTGTCCCAGATTATTCCTGAAAGGAATTCGGTATCAGTTGTTGACTTCACATAATGCCAGACCGCAAGGATATACCAGAGCGAGGCATCTACACTATCGTACTCAGGTTGGATACCTCTCTGAGGAAAGTCGTTTGGAACGAGTCCGTAGCGTGAATGGCGTGCGTATGTCTTCAGGATCTCTCGTGCATCATTAAACCGTCCCAGTGAGATCGTCAGACCCGGCAATGATATCAGTGAGTCAAGACCAATGTCCTCAAGATGATGGTATCCGGCTATGACCGAGCGCGAACGAGAGGTCGCCCGATCAACAATGAACGAGTCCGCATTGAACACAAGCCATTCGATATCCTCCTCACGAGGCTTGTCCGTCAGAGCATAGGCACGGTCGTTGAGAACTTTTCGTCGGCGAAGCTCGTCAAAGCGAAGTTTGAGAAAGTCCTTGCGGGTCGCCTTCATCAATGGGCCGAGATCGCGTGTGAGGTCCTTTCGTGAGGGGCCTGCTGCAAATAGAAAAGAGAGGTAATGCTCACCGGGCTCAAGAACCGTGTGAAAGACGCCGGGGATCCAGAGCTGTTCCTTATGTGGCAGTCCCATGGCCTTGTCGCGTCGATAGACCTGTGGTTCGGTGACTCGGATCTTACTCGGAGAGAACTCGGCATCTGGGGTCCAACAATACATCCACGGACTGCTTAGTCTCTCATCAAATGCGTAGTACGAGTGTTCATTGACTGGTTCATACTGAGGAGTAAAGTCAAGATATGTGGGTCGAGTGTGGAGACCTCTGTTTGTGTGAAGCGGGGTCACTGTAAAGACGATCTCATCGTTTGTTGAGATCTCATAGCTCACGGTTGTGATGTTACGCCGATAGGGCATGAATACGGTCTTCTTCAGGGTCACTGCGCCTGTACAGTACGTCATTGTGGGCAGCGGGTTGAGGGCGAACCCCTTTAGCATCCGATAGCCGCGGTGGGTGACTCCCTCTTCTGTCTGTTCAGTAGACAGATTGTATTCTTCCTTGGGAGTAATCACCACTTCATCCAGTCGCGAGAGTGTGAGCCAGCGATCAACTGGTGGGTTGAGGGCTGCGACCATCAGCCCGTGATAGCCTCGGGTGTTGAGACCTACAATTGTCGATGACGCATACCCTCCAAGACCATTTGTGCTAAGCCATTCAAATGTGACGGCTCTGTTCAGTCTGAGGTCTGCATCTTTTAACACAATTGGCAAGGCGTGGGTCTCCAACGGCTCTACATAGAAACGGCGGTGTACATCCCTTAAAACCTTACGAGGTAAATCTCTTCCGATGAATTTATTCACTTCTTGTATTTATACGTGTACTAGTCATGTCCTAGTACACGTATGACTCTTGCTAGTACACGTGAGTAACTAGCTCCCTATTTGACCAAATGGTCACGTATGCTATTTTATTCTTCGATTCCCAAGACCTTGTGGACCATACCTGTTGCAGTGCGGCCAATTGCTATCAGCACGATCTCTATCAAGATGGACATGATGACGATTCCGACTGCGATTGTGAATGCGAAGAAGCTGAGCGATGTAGTGGCAAGGGTGATGAGGTAGTATTTGTAGACCAGCCAGTATCCCCACAGGCCCATGATCAGAATGAGACCCACCGCAAGACCATACATGATGATCACAGTCTTGACTCCCGGTTTGCTGAGATCCACAGCCTCGAGGTCTGGGCCGATGACGACTCGTCCGAGTCGGCGGTTTGCTCGTACAAAGAAACCGATGGCTCCGAGAAAGAAGAAGAGCGTGATCATTGCACCGAGAAGAAGCAGAAAGATTGCAGTGTCCGTACCAATATTTTCTATGACTCCTCCCGGCCTACTTACAGCATAGGCCACAATTGAGCCTAGGGCTGCAATCCCACTGGTGAGGAGTGTTACAAACGCCACAGTGGCGGTGCCTCTAAAGAGGGAGGTCACATCTATCTTAGTCTCCTCATCCACGGTTGCTGGTTCAATGTCCTCGCTCATGAAGGTCTCCTCTCGGATTATTTTCAGTGTAGGTACGTATTCACGACACATAAAGGATTGTGTTGTTGATTCCCATCCCCTTATGATTGCTGCTGATGCAATTATGATCCGGTCGCTCGTTTAAAGATGCCTGATAGAATATTGCTCTGAGTTGCTACGGTCTCTCACTGGCACTTGATTTTCGGTATTCGTTCCACGTTTCTCAGGCCAGTTTCGGTATGGCTATAAGCCAGAGGAACCCAGAACTCTGTCATCAAGGAGGTCCTAAATGCACCGATCTGGTCAATCTCTTCCCGCTCCAAGGTCTGACACCGTGTTGGGTCTGAACTCGCGGCTCTGGAGATTGGCATTTGTGCTTGGGATCGCTCAATTTTCTGCAAGCCTCTGGCTCTGGCAGTTCTCAATTCATCTTGAGACCATTATTGTTCCCTGGCAAATGGGGGTGACTTTCACAGCAGGGACCGTTGCCATACTCGTGGCCTCACCGGTCTCGGGTTTTG encodes:
- a CDS encoding MBL fold metallo-hydrolase; translation: MPEIIHGVHLFEIPTPFPVGTVNSYLIEGEPLTLIDVGPQYPPAIEKMQEILSNLGYHFEDIEQILLTHGHIDHTGMAGMFLDARRSHGLKEPLIAIHSEDVYRLAYHNEYMPERMKAYMKIAKEGGAPEEAIAAINTEQLAKYFLSLAQAVPSIQTLSEGEILESGIGMLVVIWTPGHTRGSVCFAADDARLLFTGDHVLGDISSNPSLDFEGPGISMLTYLDSLDLILKYNGYRILPGHRMNVQSLRERVSELKSDIQRKLQQLLELLTDKPTSIYQLSRRLYGDYDVTQLVLALAETLDLARVLEKEGKARVIETANGKSVIVAEDA
- a CDS encoding amylo-alpha-1,6-glucosidase — its product is MLKDADLRLNRAVTFEWLSTNGLGGYASSTIVGLNTRGYHGLMVAALNPPVDRWLTLSRLDEVVITPKEEYNLSTEQTEEGVTHRGYRMLKGFALNPLPTMTYCTGAVTLKKTVFMPYRRNITTVSYEISTNDEIVFTVTPLHTNRGLHTRPTYLDFTPQYEPVNEHSYYAFDERLSSPWMYCWTPDAEFSPSKIRVTEPQVYRRDKAMGLPHKEQLWIPGVFHTVLEPGEHYLSFLFAAGPSRKDLTRDLGPLMKATRKDFLKLRFDELRRRKVLNDRAYALTDKPREEDIEWLVFNADSFIVDRATSRSRSVIAGYHHLEDIGLDSLISLPGLTISLGRFNDAREILKTYARHSRYGLVPNDFPQRGIQPEYDSVDASLWYILAVWHYVKSTTDTEFLSGIIWDTLESIISAYRMGTKYNIHEDVDGLICSGIEGVEVSWMNERIGNWVATPRIGKCVEVNALWFNALMAMGEMNEMRGYDPYEYLAVAQWVREAFIQTFWDDELKYLYDVVSDEKVDKSIRPNQIFSIALPFNLLDKERAEAVLKVVTDELLTPYGLRTLSPRDPRFARAVTGGPKSRAGAVHQGAVHPWLIGPYISAYLKVKGKTKENIKYADKHFFRPVLDTIRTGCLGTISDMFDGSKPYRDRGCVSRARSVAELLRIYFEEL